A single region of the Branchiostoma lanceolatum isolate klBraLanc5 chromosome 1, klBraLanc5.hap2, whole genome shotgun sequence genome encodes:
- the LOC136427229 gene encoding zinc finger protein 665-like, whose translation MAEASYGSPKNICDGYPTEVLWDRDASNVEDQPTGTKTSLESQPETHTDDKPYMCGECGYRTIDWSNLAKHMKTHTGEKPYMCGKCGYRTTQKSHLSKHMRTHTGEKPYKCDQCDYSAAQKGDLDQHLAAKHSGEKPYMCGECGFRTAHKYVLSRHMRTHTGEKPYKCDQCDYAAAQKYNLDSHLANHSGKKPYMCGECGYKTTNNSHLSEHMRIHTGEKPFQCDQCDYSATCKSSLYKHLAKHSGEKPYLCVECGFRTAHKHVLSRHMRTHTGEKPYICDECGYRTARKSHLSRHMITHSGEKPFKCDQCDYSSAQKSDLDSHLAKHSGEKPYMCEECGYRTAHKSHFSRHMRTHTGEKPFKCDQCDYSAALKSTLDSHLAKHTGEKPYMCGECGYRTADKRSLSRHMRTHTGEKPFKCDLCDYSAARKSTLDSHLAKHTGEKPYMCGECGYWTADKRCLSSHMRTHIAE comes from the coding sequence ATGGCAGAGGCAAGTTATGGGTCTCCAAAGAACATCTGTGATGGGTATCCTACTGAAGTTTTATGGGACAGAGATGCAAGCAACGTTGAAGACCAGCCAACTGGAACCAAAACCAGTTTGGAAAGTCAGCCAGAAACACATACTGAtgataaaccctacatgtgtggagagtgtggctACAGGACAATAGACTGGAGTAACCTAGCCAAACATATGAAAacccacactggtgaaaaaccatacatgtgtgggaaatgcgggtacaggactactcaaaagtctcacttatcaaaacatatgaggacccatactggtgaaaaaccctacaagtgtgaccagtgtgactattctgctgctcaGAAAGGTGATTTAGACCAACATCTAGCAGCCAAACattctggtgagaaaccctacatgtgtggggagtgcgggttcaggacagctcacaagtatgtcctatccagacatatgagaactcatactggtgaaaaaccctacaaatgtgaccagtgtgactacgcCGCCGCACAGAAATACAATTTGGACAGCCATTTAGCAAACCACAGCGgtaagaaaccctacatgtgtggcgagtgtgggtacaaaacaactaacaattctcaCTTATCCGAACACATGAGaatccacacaggagaaaaacccttccagtgtgaccaatgtgattattctgcaacaTGTAAATCCTCTCTATAcaaacatctagccaaacactctggagaaaaaccctacttGTGTGTggagtgcgggttcaggacagctcacaagcatGTCCTATCCAggcatatgagaactcacactggtgaaaaaccctacatatgtgacgagtgtggatacagaacaGCTCGCAAGTCccacctatccagacatatgataaCTCattctggtgagaaacccttcaagtgtgaccagtgcgattattctTCAGCCCAGAAATCTGacttggacagccatctagcaaaacactctggagaaaaaccctacatgtgtgaggagtgtggttacaggacagctcacaagtcTCACTtttccagacatatgagaacccatactggtgagaaacccttcaagtgtgaccagtgtgattattctgctgcactaaAATCCAccttggacagccatctagcaaagcacactggtgagaaaccctacatgtgtggggagtgcgggtacaggacagccgACAAGCGtagcctatccagacatatgagaacccacacaggtgagaaacccttcaagtgtgacctgtgtgattattctgcagcacgTAAATCCAccttggacagccatctagccaaacacactggtgagaaaccctacatgtgcggagagTGCGGGTACTGGACAGCTGACAAGCGTTGCCTATCCAgccatatgagaacccacattGCTGAATAA
- the LOC136424373 gene encoding zinc finger protein 84-like: MAEAGDGSPTAVDQSFCDGSPTGVLGDKHQSNVEDHPTKSIASLDEKPSEHSVEKPFMCDECGYRTAHKHHLSKHMRTHTGEKLYKCDQCDYSAAQKYYLDRHLVKHTGEKPYMCGECGYRTAHKHHLSKHMRTHTGEKPYKCDQCDYSAAEKSTLNNHLAKHAGDKPFMCGECGYRSADRGSLYRHMRTHTGEKPYKCDQCDYSAAQKCNLDSHLAKHSGEKPLMCDECGYRTVNKSHMSRHMRTHTGEKPYKCDQCDYSAAEKSTLDNHVAKHTGEKPYICGECNYRTTKKSHLSQHMRTHTGEKPYKCDQCDYSAAKKSTLNSHLDKHTGEKPYKCGKCGYRTAQKLKLSIHMRTHTGEKPYKCDQCDYSAAQKSNLDRHLAKHSGEKTFMCGECGYRATQKSHLSKHMRCHTGVKPYKCGQCDYSAAQKYTLKRHLTKHSGEKPFTCGKCGFRTARKHNLSIHMKTHTGGKP; this comes from the coding sequence atggcagaggcaggtgatgggtctcctactgctgtAGACCAGAGCTTCtgtgatgggtctcctactggaGTTTTAGGGGACAAACATCAGAGCAATGTAGAAGACCATCCTACGAAAAGCATAGCCAGTTTGGACGAAAAGCCATCAGAACATTCGGTTGAGAAACCCTTTATGTGTGatgagtgtgggtacaggacagctcacaagcatcacctatcaaaacatatgagaacccatactggtgagaaactctacaagtgtgaccagtgtgactattctgctgcacaaaaaTATTATTTGGATCGACATCTAgtcaaacacactggtgagaaaccctacatgtgtggggagtgtgggtacaggacagctcacaagcatcacctatcaaaacatatgagaacccatacgggtgaaaaaccctacaaatgtgaccagtgtgactattctgctgcagagaaaTCCACATTAAACAACCATCTAGCCAAACATGCTGGTgacaaacccttcatgtgtggcgagtgcgggtacaggtcAGCTGACAGGGGTAGCCTatacagacatatgagaacccatactggtgaaaaaccctacaagtgtgaccagtgtgattattctgctgcacagaaatgcaATTTGGACAGTCATCTAGCGaaacactctggagaaaaacccttaaTGTGCgacgagtgcgggtacaggacagttaACAAGAGTCACATGTCcagacacatgagaacccatactggtgaaaaaccgtacaagtgtgaccagtgtgactactctgccGCAGAGAAATCCACATTAGACAACCATGTAGCCAagcatactggagagaaaccctacatatgtggggaATGTAATTACAGAACAACTaaaaagtctcacttatcccaacatatgagaacccacacaggagaaaagccctacaagtgtgaccagtgtgattattctgctgcaaagAAATCCACCTTAAACAGCCATCTAgacaaacacaccggtgagaaaccctacaagtgtggcaagtgcgggtacaggacagctcaaaagCTCAAGTTATccatacatatgagaactcatacaggagaaaaaccctacaaatgtgaccagtgtgattattccgctgcacagaaatccaatttggaccgacatctagcaaaacactctggagaaaaaacattcatgtgtggggagtgcgggtacagagcAACTCAAAAGTCTCacttatcaaaacatatgagatGCCATACTGGCgtaaaaccctacaagtgtggccagtgcgattattctgctgcacagaaatacacATTAAAGAGACATCTAACCAAACACTCTGGAGAGAAACCATTCACGTGTGGCAAGTGCGGGTTCAGAACAGCTCGCAAGCATAACCTATCCATACATATGAAAACTCATACTGGTGGGAAACCCTAG